The Thermodesulfovibrionales bacterium sequence TCATTCATGCATCTGTTGTGAACTATCTGGCTAACCAGAGACAAGGCACACACGCGACCAAGACCAAAGGACTCATCAGCGGTGGCGGCAAAAAGCCATGGAAACAGAAACATACCGGAAGGGCACGTGCGGGAAGCAACCGTTCTCCGCTCTGGCGGGGCGGTGGAACGATCTTCGGGCCTCAGCCTCGGGATTATTCATTCAAGCTACCGACTAATATGAGAAGGAGGGCCCTGGCAGAGGCTCTATCAGCGAAACTCGCTGACGGAGGGTTAACGGTGGTTGAAGGGATTGTCATCGAAAAACCGAAGACAAAGGCGATACAGGAAGTGATCAAGAATCTCGGCCTAGACGGGAAAAGTCTCCTCATAGTCCTCCCCGAGAAAAATGAAAACAT is a genomic window containing:
- the rplD gene encoding 50S ribosomal protein L4; the protein is MPDIEMKDTKNNAKGKVSLPDTIFGLGKRADIIHASVVNYLANQRQGTHATKTKGLISGGGKKPWKQKHTGRARAGSNRSPLWRGGGTIFGPQPRDYSFKLPTNMRRRALAEALSAKLADGGLTVVEGIVIEKPKTKAIQEVIKNLGLDGKSLLIVLPEKNENILLSSRNIPGVRVARVMDLNPYQILTHERILMTADAVRAMTEAGEQ